One segment of Panicum virgatum strain AP13 chromosome 1K, P.virgatum_v5, whole genome shotgun sequence DNA contains the following:
- the LOC120697838 gene encoding uncharacterized protein LOC120697838 isoform X2 has product MASLRPSSPPTSRARRAPAGSSSGVLPPDVLFDVFLRLAAKELCRLRAVCHSWRCLTTDPLFITAHVARHPGPLFLAKLRDNTAQICIVDLSGNVVKRIPVPEGCHHHHLLCTRLNLACLATDLNKCHVLNPATGAVYTLPEGPAVEHVNRVNLRHPNTFFALGRVTSTGEYKVLRMFNRWAPGHDGKQLFEAFTINGGSARHAQWRGRQGHDLITEALSGVVVDGVVYFLMDKVYGRSFYTGISPDHIVSFDLGTEEWRRDLQGPISRNIDSKKVLRTIRNQLTLVELKGFLVISYYHQLVMDLWFLMDFETGLWVKEYSIQTESIVRRPSYAEPLLVLDDGRLVIYLPAMGRLLICDPGSNTFSEVEEPPS; this is encoded by the exons ATGGCGTCTCTGAGGCCGAGCTCCCCGCCGACCAGCCGCGCCAGGCGGGCCCCCGCCGGGTCCAGCTCCGGCGTGCTACCCCCGGACGTGCTGTTCGACGTCTTCCTGCGGCTTGCGGCCAAGGAGCTCTGCCGTCTCCGCGCCGTCTGCCACTCGTGGCGCTGCCTCACCACCGATCCACTCTTCATCACGGCGCACGTGGCCCGCCATCCAGGTCCGCTCTTCTTGGCCAAATTACGGGATAACACGGCGCAAATCTGCATTGTGGATCTGTCCGGCAACGTGGTTAAGCGGATCCCCGTCCCAGAGggttgccaccaccaccacctgctCTGCACACGCCTGAACCTTGCTTGCCTGGCCACTGACTTGAACAAATGCCATGTGCTCAATCCGGCTACCGGAGCTGTTTACACCCTGCCTGAGGGACCCGCAGTTGAGCATGTGAATCGTGTGAACTTGCGCCACCCTAACACCTTCTTCGCGCTTGGGCGGGTCACCTCCACGGGAGAGTACAAGGTGCTCCGGATGTTCAACCGTTGGGCCCCTGGTCACGATGGTAAGCAGCTATTCGAGGCGTTTACAATCAACGGTGGTTCTGCTCGTCATGCACAGTGGAGAGGAAGGCAGGGACATGATCTCATTACTGAAGCGTTGAGTGGGGTTGTAGTCGATGGGGTGGTCTATTTCTTGATGGACAAAGTATATGGTCGTAGCTTCTATACGGGAATTTCTCCGGACCACATCGTTTCATTTGACCTTGGGACAGAGGAATGGAGGAGAGATCTCCAAGGGCCTATAAGTAGAAACATTGATTCAAAGAAGGTGTTACGCACCATCCGGAATCAACTTACTTTAGTTGAGCTAAAAGGCTTTCTAGTGATATCATACTACCACCAGCTTGTCATGGACCTGTGGTTTTTAATGGACTTTGAGACTGGGCTCTGGGTGAAAGAGTATAGCATTCAGACTGAATCGATAGTCAGAAGACCATCATATGCAGAACCATTGTTGGTGTTAGATGATGGGAGGTTAGTCATATATCTCCCAGCGATGGGACGGCTGCTCATTTGTGATCCAGGATCCAACACCTTTTCAGAAGTGGAG GAACCACCCTCATAG
- the LOC120697838 gene encoding uncharacterized protein LOC120697838 isoform X1 — protein MASLRPSSPPTSRARRAPAGSSSGVLPPDVLFDVFLRLAAKELCRLRAVCHSWRCLTTDPLFITAHVARHPGPLFLAKLRDNTAQICIVDLSGNVVKRIPVPEGCHHHHLLCTRLNLACLATDLNKCHVLNPATGAVYTLPEGPAVEHVNRVNLRHPNTFFALGRVTSTGEYKVLRMFNRWAPGHDGKQLFEAFTINGGSARHAQWRGRQGHDLITEALSGVVVDGVVYFLMDKVYGRSFYTGISPDHIVSFDLGTEEWRRDLQGPISRNIDSKKVLRTIRNQLTLVELKGFLVISYYHQLVMDLWFLMDFETGLWVKEYSIQTESIVRRPSYAEPLLVLDDGRLVIYLPAMGRLLICDPGSNTFSEVEVRHLDAVAMYSGSLLSLQEGDMV, from the coding sequence ATGGCGTCTCTGAGGCCGAGCTCCCCGCCGACCAGCCGCGCCAGGCGGGCCCCCGCCGGGTCCAGCTCCGGCGTGCTACCCCCGGACGTGCTGTTCGACGTCTTCCTGCGGCTTGCGGCCAAGGAGCTCTGCCGTCTCCGCGCCGTCTGCCACTCGTGGCGCTGCCTCACCACCGATCCACTCTTCATCACGGCGCACGTGGCCCGCCATCCAGGTCCGCTCTTCTTGGCCAAATTACGGGATAACACGGCGCAAATCTGCATTGTGGATCTGTCCGGCAACGTGGTTAAGCGGATCCCCGTCCCAGAGggttgccaccaccaccacctgctCTGCACACGCCTGAACCTTGCTTGCCTGGCCACTGACTTGAACAAATGCCATGTGCTCAATCCGGCTACCGGAGCTGTTTACACCCTGCCTGAGGGACCCGCAGTTGAGCATGTGAATCGTGTGAACTTGCGCCACCCTAACACCTTCTTCGCGCTTGGGCGGGTCACCTCCACGGGAGAGTACAAGGTGCTCCGGATGTTCAACCGTTGGGCCCCTGGTCACGATGGTAAGCAGCTATTCGAGGCGTTTACAATCAACGGTGGTTCTGCTCGTCATGCACAGTGGAGAGGAAGGCAGGGACATGATCTCATTACTGAAGCGTTGAGTGGGGTTGTAGTCGATGGGGTGGTCTATTTCTTGATGGACAAAGTATATGGTCGTAGCTTCTATACGGGAATTTCTCCGGACCACATCGTTTCATTTGACCTTGGGACAGAGGAATGGAGGAGAGATCTCCAAGGGCCTATAAGTAGAAACATTGATTCAAAGAAGGTGTTACGCACCATCCGGAATCAACTTACTTTAGTTGAGCTAAAAGGCTTTCTAGTGATATCATACTACCACCAGCTTGTCATGGACCTGTGGTTTTTAATGGACTTTGAGACTGGGCTCTGGGTGAAAGAGTATAGCATTCAGACTGAATCGATAGTCAGAAGACCATCATATGCAGAACCATTGTTGGTGTTAGATGATGGGAGGTTAGTCATATATCTCCCAGCGATGGGACGGCTGCTCATTTGTGATCCAGGATCCAACACCTTTTCAGAAGTGGAGGTGAGACACCTTGATGCGGTTGCTATGTACTCAGGAAGTCTTTTGAGTTTACAAGAGGGTGACATGGTGTAG